One genomic segment of Primulina tabacum isolate GXHZ01 chromosome 9, ASM2559414v2, whole genome shotgun sequence includes these proteins:
- the LOC142555445 gene encoding uncharacterized protein LOC142555445, translating into MAQQMGMTTLLGPPEIYNQQSSATESAAMAKKDPFIDLMVANFNNPTIRNNPPIGLTENFSPTFLSSGNPLLDFFFHVVPDTPPEILVQRLQLAWNEDPLKTLRLVCNLRGVRGTGKSDREGYYTAALWLYKNHPRTLASNVASLADFGYYKDLLEILFRLIEGADARKFRKGGVKRAVGRGRGKGRIVRRGIIFGKIDSNLSKEEKRISMAKRVVDRFNQDPDFKFFHDRVSDLFAESLRSDTKLLDSGDTFKISLAAKWCPSLDSSFDKITLLCETIARKVFPKEEYPEYQGIDDEHYAYRVRDRLRKQVLVPLRKALELPEVYIGNNDWGSIPYNRVASVAMKLYKEKFLTHDKERFLEYLQKVKSGQTKIAAGALLPHEIIAALGDGDGGQVAELQWKRMVEDMAKKGKLSNSLAICDVSGSMEGIPMEVCVALGVLLSELSQNPWKGKIITFSQNPKLHIIKGDSLKSKTSFVRNMEWGMNTDLQKVFDLILQVAMKGGLTADQIVKRLFVFSDMEFDQASNVPWETDHEAIVRKFRGCGYGDCVPEIVFWNLRDSRATPVPGNKAGVALVSGFSKNLMSLFLENGGNLNPESVMEAAISGEEYKKLVVVD; encoded by the coding sequence ATGGCGCAACAAATGGGAATGACAACCCTTCTCGGCCCCCCGGAGATCTACAACCAGCAATCTTCTGCCACGGAATCCGCCGCCATGGCCAAAAAAGACCCGTTCATAGACCTCATGGTGGCAAATTTCAACAATCCTACCATTCGCAACAACCCGCCAATTGGACTCACGGAGAACTTCTCCCCGACTTTCCTTTCCTCGGGCAATCCATTGCTGGATTTCTTCTTCCATGTCGTCCCCGACACCCCCCCGGAAATCTTGGTCCAGCGTCTGCAGCTTGCTTGGAATGAGGACCCTTTGAAGACACTGAGGCTAGTTTGCAATCTGCGAGGAGTCCGCGGAACCGGGAAGTCTGATAGAGAAGGATACTACACCGCTGCGTTGTGGCTGTACAAGAATCATCCCAGAACCCTGGCTTCTAATGTCGCATCTTTGGCGGACTTCGGATACTATAAGGATTTGCTAGAGATTCTGTTCCGTCTTATTGAAGGCGCAGATGCTCGAAAATTTAGGAAAGGTGGTGTTAAAAGGGCAGTGGGTCGCGGCCGAGGCAAGGGTAGAATAGTGAGAAGGGGTATAATTTTCGGGAAAATCGACTCTAATTTGTCCAAGGAAGAAAAAAGGATCTCCATGGCGAAAAGGGTGGTCGACAGATTTAACCAAGATCCTGACTTTAAGTTCTTCCATGATCGAGTATCTGATCTTTTTGCAGAGAGTTTGAGATCAGACACGAAGCTGCTGGATTCAGGTGATACGTTCAAGATCAGTCTGGCAGCAAAATGGTGTCCCTCTTTGGATTCTTCCTTTGATAAGATAACCTTATTGTGTGAAACTATCGCAAGAAAGGTGTTTCCTAAGGAGGAGTATCCGGAATACCAAGGAATCGATGATGAACATTACGCCTACCGTGTGAGGGATCGTTTGAGGAAGCAAGTACTTGTGCCATTGCGCAAGGCTTTGGAATTGCCTGAGGTTTACATAGGAAACAATGATTGGGGATCAATTCCTTATAACAGGGTGGCTTCCGTGGCAATGAAACTGTACAAGGAAAAATTCTTGACGCATGATAAGGAAAGATTCCTAGAATATCTCCAGAAGGTGAAGAGCGGTCAAACAAAAATCGCAGCCGGAGCTTTGCTACCTCACGAGATAATAGCAGCATTGGGAGATGGAGATGGCGGCCAAGTGGCGGAGCTTCAGTGGAAAAGAATGGTGGAGGACATGGCAAAGAAAGGGAAACTGAGTAATTCCCTCGCAATATGTGATGTTTCCGGGAGTATGGAGGGAATACCGATGGAAGTCTGTGTTGCTCTGGGTGTTCTGCTATCGGAACTGAGCCAAAATCCTTGGAAAGGGAAGATCATCACATTCAGCCAGAACCCAAAACTTCACATAATAAAAGGGGATTCTTTAAAATCCAAGACATCATTTGTTAGAAACATGGAATGGGGAATGAACACTGATCTTCAGAAAGTGTTTGATTTGATACTGCAAGTGGCTATGAAAGGTGGGCTGACGGCGGATCAAATTGTAAAGAGGCTGTTTGTGTTCAGCGACATGGAATTTGATCAGGCATCAAATGTGCCATGGGAGACAGATCATGAGGCGATTGTGAGGAAGTTTAGGGGCTGCGGATACGGAGATTGTGTGCCTGAAATTGTGTTTTGGAACTTGAGGGATTCCCGGGCGACGCCTGTGCCGGGGAATAAGGCTGGAGTTGCGCTTGTGAGTGGGTTTTCCAAGAATCTGATGAGTCTGTTTTTGGAGAATGGTGGGAATCTGAATCCTGAGTCTGTCATGGAAGCTGCCATTTCTGGTGAAGAATACAAGAAGCTGGTTGTTGTAGATTGA
- the LOC142556610 gene encoding glutaredoxin-C6-like encodes MQGVRNYWPLADSGVCLELTPTTTSPLAIDVDESTEMRIQRLISESPLIIFSRPSCCMCHVMKHLLSTIGVYPTVIEMEEDEITILIQRDTSDEAEYSPPSGGGPGVPALYIGGVCVGGLESLVALHLSNNLVPKLIQVGALRNEFLVS; translated from the coding sequence ATGCAAGGCGTTCGGAATTACTGGCCTCTAGCAGACAGCGGCGTCTGCCTCGAGCTCACCCCGACCACCACCTCTCCCCTGGCTATCGACGTCGATGAATCCACCGAGATGCGCATCCAACGCCTCATATCTGAGAGCCCTCTGATCATCTTCAGCCGACCTTCTTGCTGCATGTGCCATGTCATGAAACACCTCCTCTCAACCATCGGCGTCTACCCCACGGTCATAGAGATGGAAGAAGACGAGATCACCATCCTCATCCAGCGGGATACCAGCGATGAGGCCGAATATTCGCCCCCTTCCGGCGGCGGTCCCGGGGTCCCGGCGTTGTACATAGGCGGCGTGTGTGTTGGTGGGCTTGAGAGTCTGGTTGCTTTGCATTTGAGTAATAATCTGGTCCCCAAGCTTATTCAAGTTGGTGCTCTTAGAAATGAATTCTTGGTCAGCTAG